In Geminocystis sp. NIES-3708, a single window of DNA contains:
- the mfd gene encoding transcription-repair coupling factor, with product MLNSVIRSIAKSPLTTELIHKLNTSKTLQLEGVTRLPKGLVTSAIIQEEKKNLLVICATIEEASRWMANIEVMGWKQVFFYPTSEATPYESLNSESEMIWGQMQTLSNLINQDVTHLPLAVVTTEKALQPHLPPPSVFADYCLNLCKGMTLSNRNETKDLSPLLPKIDLTLARMGYERVNLVEIEGQWSKRGDLIDIFPVSAELPVRLEFFGDELESIREFDPVSQRSLDKIDQLSLTPTNWQHIISHNLSSIEIIKPYISTLELENLENGIYPEAMTRFLGLAFNGENSQVASILDYFPENTIVAIDEIEQCQAHSRIWVEQAEEKWQLINELMISKPPYQEGSKEVFNVEDMETIPKIHRDFSKSLKLIKYPQIRLSEIALEIHDNEIPTINLSSRPLPISPHQFAKLAKILRGKKEAYNSIDLSKYNKWLISAQPSRSVALLQEHDCPAQFIANPIDFGIIEKLHRQNISTALKYSGQAELEGFILPTFRIAIVTDREFFGQHNLASPTYIRKRRQAASKQVDVNKLRPKDFIVHKYHGVGQFLELEIYENREYLVIKYSDGLLRVPADSLELVSRYRHTGEAPPKLNKMSGREWENVKNKVKKSIKKLAVDLVKLYATRAELKGNCCPEDTPWQLELEDSFPYQPTPDQLKAIQDVKRDLESDRPMDRLVCGDVGFGKTEVAIRAIFKAVTAANKQVVFIAPTTILSQQHYHTLVERFSPYPINIGLLNRFRTESERREIIQKLATGELDIVVGTQLVLSNKIKYKNLGLLVVDEEQRFGVNQKEKIKAMKASIDVLTLSATPIPRTLYMSISGVREMSLITTPPPSRRPIKTHILPFNGEVIRTAIRNELDRGGQIFYVLPRIEGMEKVIEMLQSMIPSLRIAIAHGQMQQGELEATMLGFNNGDADLLVCTTIIESGLDIPRVNTIIVEDSQKFGLAQLYQLRGRVGRSGIQAHAWLLYPNNETLSDVARKRLRALQEFSQLGSGYHLAMRDMEIRGVGSLLGAEQSGQMEAIGFEMYTEMLKEAINEIQGQEIPQVEDTQIDLPLTALIPNRYISDLEQKMDAYRAIATVSSHKEIKQIEADWRDRYGDIPEPTQQLLQVAELKQKAKSIGFSRIKPEGKQNIILETPMQEPAWLLLNEKLPSHLRSRFVYGKNKVIVRGLGAMKASQQLDSLNSWFTYLVSE from the coding sequence ATGCTCAACTCTGTAATTCGCTCGATCGCTAAATCTCCTCTAACAACAGAATTAATTCATAAACTCAATACCAGTAAAACTCTTCAGTTAGAAGGAGTCACGAGATTACCTAAAGGTTTAGTTACTTCTGCCATTATTCAAGAAGAAAAGAAGAATTTACTTGTAATCTGTGCGACCATTGAAGAAGCATCTCGTTGGATGGCAAATATTGAAGTTATGGGTTGGAAACAAGTTTTTTTCTATCCAACTTCTGAAGCAACTCCTTATGAGTCTTTAAACAGTGAATCAGAGATGATTTGGGGACAGATGCAGACTCTTTCAAACCTAATCAATCAAGATGTTACACATTTACCTTTAGCGGTTGTCACCACAGAAAAAGCCTTACAACCTCATTTACCTCCTCCATCTGTTTTTGCGGACTATTGCTTAAATTTATGCAAGGGCATGACTTTGAGTAATAGAAACGAGACAAAAGACTTAAGCCCATTGTTGCCAAAAATTGATCTAACTTTAGCCAGGATGGGTTATGAGCGGGTTAATCTCGTAGAAATCGAAGGACAATGGAGCAAACGAGGGGATTTAATCGATATTTTCCCTGTTTCGGCAGAATTACCCGTGAGATTAGAGTTTTTTGGAGATGAATTAGAATCTATCAGAGAATTTGATCCCGTTTCTCAACGAAGTTTAGATAAAATTGATCAGTTAAGTTTAACTCCCACAAATTGGCAACACATAATTAGTCATAATCTATCCAGCATAGAAATTATCAAACCATATATTTCGACTTTAGAGCTAGAGAATTTGGAAAATGGCATTTATCCTGAAGCCATGACTCGCTTTTTAGGATTAGCTTTTAATGGTGAAAATAGTCAAGTTGCCTCGATTTTAGACTATTTCCCTGAAAATACGATAGTTGCCATCGATGAAATAGAGCAATGTCAAGCTCATAGTCGTATCTGGGTAGAACAAGCGGAGGAAAAATGGCAATTAATAAATGAATTAATGATTTCTAAACCCCCTTATCAAGAGGGTAGTAAAGAAGTTTTCAATGTTGAGGATATGGAAACTATTCCGAAAATTCATCGAGATTTTAGTAAGTCTTTAAAGTTGATTAAATATCCTCAAATTCGTCTTTCAGAAATAGCATTAGAAATTCACGATAACGAAATACCTACTATTAATTTATCTTCTCGCCCTTTACCTATTTCTCCTCATCAATTTGCAAAATTAGCTAAAATTTTAAGAGGGAAAAAAGAAGCATATAATTCTATTGATTTGAGTAAGTATAATAAATGGTTAATTTCTGCTCAACCTTCTCGTAGTGTTGCCCTTTTACAGGAGCATGATTGCCCCGCTCAATTTATCGCTAATCCTATTGATTTTGGTATTATTGAAAAACTCCATCGTCAAAATATTTCTACCGCTTTAAAATATTCAGGACAAGCAGAATTAGAAGGATTTATTTTACCTACTTTTCGCATCGCTATTGTTACAGATAGAGAGTTTTTTGGACAACATAATTTAGCCAGTCCTACCTATATTAGAAAACGTCGTCAGGCGGCATCAAAACAAGTAGATGTAAATAAACTTAGACCCAAAGATTTTATTGTTCATAAATATCATGGAGTAGGACAGTTTTTAGAGTTAGAGATTTATGAAAATAGAGAATATTTAGTAATTAAATATAGTGATGGTTTATTAAGAGTTCCCGCTGACAGTTTAGAGTTAGTTTCTCGCTATAGACATACAGGAGAAGCCCCCCCCAAGTTAAATAAAATGTCTGGAAGAGAGTGGGAAAATGTCAAAAATAAAGTTAAGAAATCTATTAAAAAATTAGCGGTTGATTTAGTTAAATTATATGCAACTAGAGCAGAATTAAAAGGCAATTGTTGCCCTGAAGATACTCCCTGGCAATTAGAATTAGAAGATTCTTTTCCTTATCAACCAACTCCCGATCAATTAAAGGCAATTCAAGATGTAAAAAGGGATTTAGAAAGTGATCGTCCTATGGATAGATTAGTCTGTGGTGACGTGGGCTTTGGTAAAACTGAAGTAGCAATTAGGGCAATTTTCAAAGCTGTTACTGCGGCTAATAAACAAGTAGTTTTTATTGCTCCTACAACTATTTTATCTCAACAACATTATCATACTCTAGTCGAGAGATTCTCCCCTTATCCCATTAATATTGGCTTATTAAATCGCTTTCGCACTGAGTCTGAAAGAAGAGAAATTATCCAAAAATTAGCAACGGGAGAATTAGATATTGTTGTTGGCACTCAGTTAGTTTTAAGTAATAAAATTAAATATAAAAATTTGGGTTTATTAGTAGTGGACGAAGAACAAAGATTTGGGGTTAACCAAAAAGAAAAAATCAAAGCCATGAAAGCATCTATTGACGTTTTAACCCTTAGTGCAACTCCTATTCCTCGTACTCTTTATATGTCCATTTCTGGAGTAAGAGAAATGAGTTTAATTACTACTCCTCCTCCTAGTCGTCGCCCTATCAAAACTCATATTTTGCCTTTTAATGGGGAGGTAATTCGTACGGCAATTCGGAATGAACTTGATCGAGGTGGACAGATTTTCTATGTTTTACCACGTATTGAGGGTATGGAAAAAGTAATTGAGATGCTTCAGTCTATGATACCTAGTTTAAGAATAGCCATTGCCCATGGACAAATGCAACAAGGTGAATTAGAGGCGACAATGTTAGGATTTAATAACGGTGATGCAGATTTACTAGTATGCACAACTATTATTGAGTCAGGATTAGATATTCCGAGGGTTAACACAATAATTGTCGAAGATTCCCAAAAATTCGGGTTAGCTCAACTTTATCAGCTTAGAGGAAGAGTAGGACGTTCGGGCATACAGGCTCATGCTTGGTTATTGTATCCTAATAACGAAACTTTATCAGATGTGGCTCGAAAAAGATTACGGGCATTGCAGGAATTTTCGCAACTGGGATCAGGTTATCATTTAGCTATGCGTGATATGGAAATTCGGGGGGTTGGTAGCTTATTAGGTGCAGAGCAATCAGGACAAATGGAAGCTATCGGCTTTGAAATGTACACTGAAATGTTGAAAGAGGCAATCAATGAAATTCAAGGGCAAGAAATTCCCCAAGTAGAAGATACTCAAATTGATTTACCTCTGACGGCGTTAATTCCTAATCGTTATATTTCTGATTTAGAACAAAAAATGGATGCTTACCGTGCGATCGCAACTGTATCTAGTCATAAAGAAATCAAGCAAATTGAGGCAGATTGGCGAGATAGATATGGAGATATTCCCGAACCAACACAACAATTATTACAAGTAGCAGAGTTAAAACAGAAAGCGAAATCTATCGGCTTTTCACGGATAAAACCAGAAGGTAAACAAAATATTATTCTTGAAACACCCATGCAAGAACCAGCATGGTTATTATTAAATGAAAAATTACCCTCTCATTTGCGTAGTCGTTTTGTCTATGGCAAAAATAAGGTGATTGTTAGGGGTTTAGGTGCAATGAAAGCCAGTCAACAATTAGATAGTTTAAATAGTTGGTTTACTTATTTAGTCAGTGAGTAA
- a CDS encoding DNA cytosine methyltransferase, which yields MKRPIAIDLFSGCGGMSLGLEASGFDVAVAVEFDAIHALIHHLNFPYTTTICQDINNLKTNYLKDILKQKGIDNDIDLIAGGPPCQGFSLMGKRQLDDPRNSLVFEYFRVIKDLKPKYFIFENVPGIAVGSHKQFLAELITEFENIGYHIAKPVKILDASLFGAPQKRKRLILMGSRHDVKPVSYPLETQEFNNVESAIADLSSIPAFIGENKGINSKKLDYSGFKRSFALNSQGIYQLCHHRQRDNFIYNHVGSNHTEKSIERFQATPQGEVEKTSRFLKLSPTGLCNTLRAGTARDKGAYTAARPIHYNQPRCITVREAARLHTFPDWFLFHETIWHGFREIGNAVIPILAKAIGDEIIKVLEVDISELEIKKLEKIDLEFMAYNMDKASNYWNITNDIIPKRKLNILNK from the coding sequence ATGAAAAGACCGATCGCGATCGACTTATTTTCTGGATGTGGTGGAATGTCTTTAGGTTTAGAAGCCTCTGGATTTGATGTAGCCGTAGCCGTAGAATTTGATGCAATTCATGCTTTAATTCATCATCTTAATTTTCCCTACACCACTACTATTTGTCAAGATATAAACAATTTAAAAACTAATTATTTAAAGGATATTCTTAAACAAAAAGGAATTGATAATGATATTGATTTAATTGCAGGTGGACCACCCTGTCAAGGTTTTTCTTTAATGGGAAAAAGACAACTAGATGATCCTCGTAATTCTCTAGTTTTTGAATATTTTAGAGTCATAAAAGACTTAAAACCGAAATATTTTATCTTTGAAAATGTACCTGGTATTGCTGTTGGTAGTCATAAACAATTTTTAGCAGAATTAATTACAGAATTTGAGAATATCGGTTATCACATCGCTAAACCTGTTAAAATTCTCGATGCTAGTCTTTTTGGTGCGCCTCAAAAACGAAAACGTTTAATTCTCATGGGTAGTCGTCATGATGTCAAACCTGTTAGTTATCCCTTAGAAACTCAAGAATTTAATAATGTAGAAAGTGCGATCGCTGATTTAAGCTCAATTCCAGCATTTATCGGTGAAAATAAAGGTATAAATTCAAAAAAACTCGATTATTCAGGATTTAAGCGTAGTTTTGCCTTAAATTCTCAAGGCATCTATCAATTATGTCATCATCGACAGCGAGATAATTTTATCTACAATCATGTAGGTTCAAATCACACAGAAAAATCCATCGAGCGTTTTCAAGCAACACCTCAAGGGGAGGTAGAAAAAACCAGTCGCTTTTTGAAACTTTCACCCACAGGATTATGTAATACGTTAAGGGCTGGAACTGCTAGAGATAAAGGTGCATATACTGCCGCCCGTCCTATTCACTACAATCAACCAAGATGTATTACAGTAAGAGAAGCCGCTCGATTGCATACATTTCCTGATTGGTTTTTATTTCATGAGACAATTTGGCATGGTTTTCGAGAAATTGGTAACGCTGTAATTCCTATATTAGCTAAAGCCATTGGAGACGAAATAATTAAAGTTTTAGAAGTAGATATTAGCGAATTAGAAATAAAAAAATTAGAAAAAATAGATTTAGAATTTATGGCATATAATATGGATAAAGCATCAAATTACTGGAATATTACTAATGATATAATTCCGAAAAGAAAACTTAATATTTTAAATAAATAA
- a CDS encoding DNA cytosine methyltransferase has translation MTYKFIDLFAGIGGFRLGFEKVGFQCVFSSEIDAHAREIYFDNFGELPFGDIREISIKTIPNFDILLAGFPCQPFSIAGEKKGFNDIRGTLFFDIAKILEYHQPKVVVLENVKHFKNHDHGKTLNTILITLNKLGYTTNWALLNAIDFGVPQNRERTIIIGYLGDIEFDFNKLKKVNHKKLKDVLEDNSEEFEYLKENEYTLIENPKQQMSGLIFAGYRNKNIRVNGTRPDTQHLSRVHKQPNRIYSSQGSHPTLSSQESAGRYYLLHNGKVRKLTLKECYRLMGFSDDFKLIGSKGKLYNRVGNSIVIPMVEEIAKQVKEQLFNKDYALQYSLKPKQMSLLDLALLCSY, from the coding sequence ATGACTTATAAATTTATTGATTTATTTGCAGGAATTGGAGGATTTAGATTAGGTTTTGAAAAAGTGGGTTTTCAATGTGTATTTAGTTCTGAAATTGATGCCCACGCTAGAGAAATATATTTTGATAACTTCGGAGAATTACCTTTTGGGGATATACGAGAAATAAGCATAAAAACTATTCCTAATTTTGACATTTTACTTGCTGGTTTTCCTTGTCAACCTTTTAGTATTGCAGGAGAAAAAAAGGGTTTTAATGATATTAGAGGAACATTATTTTTTGATATTGCTAAAATACTAGAATATCATCAACCAAAAGTGGTAGTTTTAGAAAATGTTAAGCATTTTAAAAATCATGATCATGGTAAGACTTTAAATACTATTTTAATAACATTAAATAAACTGGGTTATACAACCAATTGGGCTTTATTAAATGCCATTGATTTTGGTGTACCTCAAAACAGAGAACGCACTATAATCATAGGTTATTTAGGAGATATTGAATTTGATTTTAATAAATTAAAGAAAGTTAATCATAAAAAATTAAAAGATGTTTTAGAAGATAATAGTGAAGAATTTGAGTATTTAAAAGAAAATGAATATACCTTAATTGAAAATCCTAAACAACAAATGTCAGGGCTAATTTTTGCAGGTTATCGCAATAAGAATATCAGAGTTAATGGTACTCGTCCAGATACCCAACATTTATCAAGAGTACATAAACAACCAAACAGAATTTACTCATCACAAGGCAGTCATCCCACATTATCTTCTCAAGAATCAGCTGGGAGATATTATCTTTTACATAATGGAAAAGTAAGAAAATTAACTTTGAAAGAATGTTATCGTTTAATGGGTTTTTCGGATGATTTTAAATTAATTGGTAGTAAAGGAAAGCTTTATAATCGAGTGGGAAATTCTATTGTTATTCCAATGGTTGAAGAAATAGCTAAACAAGTAAAAGAACAATTATTTAATAAAGATTATGCTCTACAATATTCATTAAAACCAAAGCAAATGTCTTTGTTAGATTTAGCCTTATTATGTAGTTATTAA
- the coaBC gene encoding bifunctional phosphopantothenoylcysteine decarboxylase/phosphopantothenate--cysteine ligase CoaBC, producing the protein MTSHNPILPFKDKNILICIGGGIAAYKVCEVISQLFQEGANIEVILTESAQKFITPLTLSTLARKPAHTDQNFWQPIHSRPLHITLGEWADIMVIAPLTANTLGKLVHGLADNLLTNTVLASTCPIIVAPAMNTEMWLQKSVQDNWQKLSQDSRYHLLHTNTGLLACDRIGKGRMAEGKEILTAIESIINTEGKRDLIGKKVLISGGNTREYLDPVRFIGNPATGKMGIALANACYYRGATVTLVAGNINPEWLNLLPPIQIITVTTAQEMESAMRSNFPLADIIFMAAAVADVKPRQYSSTKLSKQSLPSMLELEPVNDIVAKLGEIKQPSQKIIGFAAQTGDIITPAKEKLIRKKLDAIVANPIDKDNAGFASDTNEAIVITAKGKEIAIQPCTKLTLAHHIIFHSYSHFE; encoded by the coding sequence ATGACGAGTCATAATCCCATCCTACCATTTAAAGATAAAAATATCTTAATTTGTATTGGGGGAGGCATTGCCGCTTATAAAGTGTGTGAAGTCATTTCCCAACTATTTCAAGAGGGTGCAAATATAGAAGTTATCCTCACTGAATCCGCACAAAAATTTATTACACCTTTAACTTTATCTACCTTAGCTCGAAAACCTGCTCATACAGATCAAAATTTTTGGCAACCTATTCATTCTCGTCCTTTACATATTACTTTAGGAGAATGGGCTGATATAATGGTCATTGCACCTTTAACAGCTAATACTTTAGGGAAATTAGTTCATGGTTTAGCTGATAATCTTCTTACTAACACTGTTTTAGCTTCAACCTGTCCTATCATTGTCGCCCCTGCTATGAATACGGAAATGTGGTTACAAAAATCCGTACAAGATAACTGGCAAAAATTATCTCAAGACAGTCGTTACCATCTTTTACATACTAACACTGGTTTACTTGCTTGCGATCGCATCGGCAAAGGTAGAATGGCAGAAGGCAAAGAAATTTTAACGGCGATAGAATCGATTATAAATACGGAAGGTAAACGAGATTTAATCGGTAAAAAAGTGTTAATAAGTGGAGGAAATACCAGAGAATATCTTGATCCCGTACGCTTTATTGGCAACCCTGCCACTGGTAAAATGGGAATAGCTTTAGCTAACGCTTGTTATTATCGAGGTGCAACTGTTACTCTTGTGGCTGGAAATATTAACCCCGAATGGTTGAATTTATTACCTCCAATTCAAATAATAACTGTTACCACAGCCCAAGAAATGGAATCAGCCATGAGAAGTAATTTTCCTTTGGCAGATATAATTTTTATGGCGGCAGCAGTGGCAGACGTAAAACCACGTCAATATTCTTCCACTAAATTAAGTAAGCAATCTTTACCATCAATGCTGGAATTAGAGCCAGTCAATGATATTGTGGCTAAATTAGGGGAAATTAAGCAACCATCTCAAAAAATAATCGGATTTGCCGCCCAAACTGGAGATATTATTACCCCTGCTAAGGAAAAACTAATACGGAAAAAATTAGATGCGATCGTAGCTAATCCGATAGACAAAGATAATGCAGGTTTTGCTAGTGATACTAACGAAGCTATAGTGATTACTGCTAAGGGAAAAGAAATTGCGATTCAACCTTGTACAAAACTAACTTTAGCCCATCATATTATTTTTCATAGTTATAGTCATTTTGAATAA
- a CDS encoding DUF2555 domain-containing protein, whose product MTTLTLKEEDYSTFTAEQVAEIAARLELDDYSTPFEGLQDWHLLRAIAFHRQDLVEPYFYLLDIEAYDES is encoded by the coding sequence ATGACAACTTTAACATTAAAAGAAGAAGACTATAGCACATTCACCGCAGAACAAGTTGCGGAAATTGCGGCTCGATTAGAATTAGATGATTATAGTACGCCTTTTGAAGGTTTACAAGACTGGCATTTATTAAGAGCGATCGCATTTCACCGTCAAGACTTAGTTGAACCATACTTTTATCTACTTGATATTGAGGCTTATGACGAGTCATAA
- a CDS encoding ABC transporter ATP-binding protein, whose translation MTSTLNIQSPTDTSDKPAVVETYQLSKIYRTGFWMNTKVPSLKDCTLKVYQGETFGLLGPNGAGKTTLLKTLLGIIRPSSGKGLLLGKPLGDKTVKQRVGYLPENAYYYDFLTAWEFLGFIADLFQIPKAQQSQKIVHLLDLVGLAKNTAQKKQLRQYSKGMLQRVGMAQALINDPEIVFFDEPMSGLDPMGRYQVRQIILSLKEQGKTIFFNSHVLSDVEKICDRIAILGRGELLNIGSLDDILGKKETYHIIIKDGKEEDFEQWLTHITRENDFISGELQGNENGFLTYLQTTDSKLISMTLNRDSLEEYFIRILEEKGITFSQ comes from the coding sequence ATGACTTCAACTCTTAATATACAATCACCGACAGATACATCAGATAAACCTGCGGTAGTAGAAACCTATCAATTAAGTAAAATTTATCGTACTGGTTTTTGGATGAATACCAAAGTACCTTCCTTAAAAGATTGTACATTAAAAGTCTATCAAGGGGAAACTTTTGGTTTATTAGGACCTAATGGTGCAGGAAAAACAACCTTATTAAAGACTTTATTAGGTATTATTCGTCCAAGTTCAGGAAAAGGTTTATTATTAGGAAAGCCATTAGGAGATAAAACTGTTAAACAAAGAGTTGGTTATTTACCAGAAAATGCTTATTATTATGACTTTTTAACCGCATGGGAATTTTTAGGTTTTATTGCGGATTTATTTCAAATTCCTAAAGCTCAACAAAGTCAAAAAATTGTGCATTTATTAGACTTAGTTGGATTAGCAAAAAATACAGCCCAAAAAAAGCAATTAAGACAATATTCTAAAGGTATGTTGCAAAGAGTGGGAATGGCACAAGCCTTAATCAATGATCCTGAAATTGTTTTTTTTGATGAACCTATGTCTGGTTTAGATCCTATGGGACGTTATCAAGTTAGACAAATTATACTATCGTTAAAAGAACAAGGCAAAACTATTTTTTTTAATTCTCATGTGTTATCTGATGTAGAAAAAATATGCGATCGCATAGCAATTTTAGGACGAGGAGAGTTATTAAATATCGGTTCATTAGATGATATTTTAGGTAAAAAAGAGACTTATCATATAATAATAAAAGATGGAAAAGAAGAAGATTTTGAACAGTGGTTAACTCACATAACAAGAGAAAATGATTTTATCAGTGGAGAATTACAAGGCAATGAAAACGGATTTCTAACTTATTTACAAACTACTGATAGTAAATTAATTAGTATGACTTTAAATCGAGATTCTTTAGAAGAATATTTTATTCGTATTTTAGAAGAAAAAGGCATTACTTTTAGTCAATAA
- the tyrS gene encoding tyrosine--tRNA ligase has protein sequence MTNNNFAWLHRGITEIFPNQLDSENITDNLMQLLLKSDAKGTPRDRPLRIKLGIDPTGTDLHLGHSIPFRKLRAFQDQGHTAVVIIGDFTAQIGDPTGKDKVRKQLTAEDVKQNAETYLQQLRPILDFDTPDRLEIRYNSEWLSSLNLAKIQELLATMTVQQMLAKEGFNNRYTQETPIYLHEFLYPLMQGYDSVAVNADVELGGTDQKFNIAVGRDLQKYFGQKPQFGVLLPILIGTDGEQKMSKSLNNYVGLKEDALSMYSKLEKTPDSLLANYFELLTDLSLQEIPENPREAQKLLAVEVVSQYHGKEAALTVQKTALELISNQNLANAEAVPEFSLNNVEFPAKLFYILNVSGLVNSSGDGRRQIQGGSVRLDGDRINDPNFTIENSLELANKILQVGKKKFIRLIS, from the coding sequence ATGACTAACAATAATTTTGCATGGTTACATAGGGGAATTACAGAAATTTTCCCTAATCAATTAGACTCTGAAAATATTACCGACAATTTAATGCAACTTTTGTTGAAAAGCGATGCCAAAGGCACGCCGCGTGATCGCCCTTTAAGGATAAAATTAGGGATTGATCCTACTGGTACAGATTTACACTTAGGTCATAGTATTCCATTTCGTAAGCTAAGAGCATTTCAAGATCAAGGACATACCGCCGTTGTAATTATAGGAGATTTTACTGCTCAAATTGGTGATCCTACAGGAAAAGATAAAGTTAGAAAACAGTTAACCGCCGAAGACGTTAAACAAAACGCCGAAACTTATCTTCAGCAATTACGCCCCATTTTAGACTTTGATACTCCCGATCGCCTTGAAATAAGATACAATTCCGAATGGTTATCTAGTCTTAATCTTGCCAAAATTCAAGAATTATTAGCTACCATGACAGTGCAACAAATGTTAGCTAAAGAAGGTTTCAATAATCGCTACACCCAAGAAACCCCGATTTATCTTCATGAATTTCTTTATCCTTTAATGCAGGGTTATGACTCTGTGGCTGTAAATGCAGATGTAGAATTAGGTGGTACAGATCAAAAATTTAACATCGCCGTTGGTAGAGATTTACAAAAATATTTCGGACAAAAACCTCAATTTGGCGTTTTATTACCGATTTTAATTGGCACTGATGGAGAGCAAAAAATGTCGAAATCTCTTAATAATTATGTTGGCTTAAAAGAGGATGCTCTATCAATGTATTCTAAACTTGAAAAAACACCCGATTCTCTTCTTGCTAATTACTTTGAATTATTAACAGATTTATCCTTACAAGAAATTCCTGAAAATCCCAGAGAAGCCCAAAAATTATTAGCAGTGGAAGTAGTTTCTCAATATCATGGCAAAGAAGCGGCTTTAACTGTACAAAAAACAGCATTAGAACTTATTAGCAATCAAAATCTTGCTAATGCCGAAGCTGTACCCGAATTTTCTTTAAATAACGTCGAATTTCCAGCCAAATTATTCTATATCCTCAATGTCAGTGGTTTAGTTAATAGTAGTGGTGACGGTAGAAGGCAAATTCAAGGCGGTAGTGTTCGTTTAGATGGCGATCGCATTAATGATCCTAATTTCACTATCGAAAACTCTTTGGAATTAGCAAATAAAATTTTACAAGTGGGCAAGAAAAAATTTATTCGTTTAATATCATAA